The DNA segment GTCATGACCCGAAGGACACGACCTCGGTCGACGTCGCCGTGCCCGACTACGAAAAGGCGATCGGATCATCGGTCAAGGGAATGAAGATCGGCATCCCCAAGGAATATCGCCTCGACGGCATGCCGGGCGAGATCGAAAAGCTCTGGAGCGAAGGCGCGGCGTGGCTGAAGGCGGCGGGCGCGGAACTGGTCGAGGTGTCGCTGCCGCACACCAAATACGCGCTGCCGGCCTATTACATTGTCGCGCCGGCGGAAGCCTCTTCCAACCTCGCGCGCTATGACGGCGTGCGCTACGGCCTGCGTGTGCCGGGCCGCGCCATCTCCGACATGTATGAGAACACCCGCGCCGATGGCTTTGGCGCCGAGGTGCGCCGTCGCGTGATGATCGGCACCTATGTGCTCTCGGCCGGCTACTACGACGCCTATTACTTAAGGGCGCAAAAGGTGCGGACGCTGATCAAGAAGGACTTTGAGGATTGCTTCGCGAAGGGCGTGAACGCGATCCTCACTCCGGCGACGCCGTCGGCGGCTTTCGGCGTCGGCGAGAAGGGCGGTGCCGATCCGGTCGAGATGTACCTCAACGACATCTTCACGGTGACGGTGAACATGGCGGGCCTGCCCGGCATCGGGGTTCCCGCGGGCAAGGACAGCCAGGGTCTGCCGCTCGGCCTGCAACTGATCGGGCGTCCGTTTGACGAAGAGACGTTGTTCTCGCTCGGTGAGGTGATCGAGCAGGCCGCCGGCCGCTTCATGCCGGCGAAATGGTGGTAGTCATGGCGGCCCTGAGGTCCACGCTCGCTAACGCAGCTCCCGAAGGCGGCCTCTCGCCGCCGCTCGCCGCGTTGTGGTGGGCGGCCAAGGGCAATTGGGACGCCGCGCACAAGATCGTGCAGGACGAGAGCGACGCCAACTCCGCCTGGGTGCATGCCTATCTGCACCGCGTCGAGGGCGATCTCTCCAACGCCGGGTACTGGTATCGCCAGGCCGGTCAGCCGGTGGCGAAGGATTCATTCGAAAGCGAGTGGGAGCGCATCGCTTCCACCCTCGAAAGTTAAAACGCATGACGGCAACGAACGGCAAACTGATCAAGGGCGCGACCGGCGACTGGGAAGTCGTGATCGGCATGGAGGTCCATGCCCAGGTCACCTCGAACGCCAAGCTGTTCTCCGGCGCCTCGACCGAATTCGGCGGCGAGCCCAATTCCCACGTCTCGCTGGTCGATGCCGCGATGCCGGGCATGTTGCCCGTCATCAACGAGCAATGCGTCAAGCAGGCCATCCGCACCGGTTTGGGGTTGAACGCGCAGATCAACCTGCGTTCGGTGTTCGACCGCAAGAACTATTTCTATCCCGACCTGCCTCAGGGCTATCAGATCAGCCAATACAAGTCGCCGATCGTGGGCGAGGGTGAGGTGATGGTCGAGCTCGAAGGCGGCAAGACCGCCACCATCGGCATCGAGCGGCTGCATCTGGAACAAGATGCCGGCAAGTCGCTGCACGATCAGTCGCCGACCATGTCGTTCGTCGATCTCAACCGCTCCGGCGTGGCGCTGATGGAGATTGTTTCAAAACCGGACATCCGCGATGCGGAGCAGGCCAAGGCCTATGTGACCAAGCTGCGCTCGATCCTGCGCTACCTCGGCACCTGTGACGGCGACATGGAGAAGGGGTCCTTACGCGCCGACGTTAACGTGTCGGTGCGCAAGCCAGGCGGGCCGCTCGGCACCCGCTGCGAGATCAAGAACATGAACTCGATCACCTTCATCGGGCAGGCGATCGAATACGAGGCGCGCCGCCAGATCGAGATCATCGAGGAGGGCGGCGCCATCGACCAGGAAACGCGGCTGTTCGATCCCAACAAGGGCGAAACGCGTTCGATGCGCTCCAAGGAAGAGGCGCACGACTACCGCTATTTCCCGGATCCCGACCTGCTGCCGCTGGAATTCACCGACGCCTACGTCGCCGAATTGAAGGCGGACCTGCCGGAACTCCCGGACCAGAAGACAGCGCGCTTCATCGCCGAGTTTTCGCTCTCACCCTATGACGCCAGCGTGCTGGTCGCGGAGCGCGAGAGCGCGGACTTCTTCGAGACGGTGCTGACGAAGCTCGCCAACCAGCCGCGCGACGGCAAAGTAGCAGCCAACTGGGTGATCAATGAGCTGTTCGGGCGGCTGAACAAGGAAGGCCTCGCCATCGGCGCCTCGCCGGTGTCGGCCACGCAACTCGGCGGCATCGTCGACCTGATCGGCGAGGGCACGATCTCCGGCAAGATCGCCAAGGATCTGTTCGAGATCGTCTGGCAAGAGGGCGGCGACCCCCGCGGAATCGTCGAAGCGCGCGGCATGAAGCAGGTCACTGACCTCTCCGCGATCGAAAAGGTGGTCGACGAGATCATCGCCGCCAATCCGGACAAGGTCGCGCAGGCCAAAGCCAAGCCGCAGGCGCTCGGCTGGTTCGTCGGTCAGGTGATGAAATCATCCGGCGGCAAGGCCAACCCGCAAGCCGTTAACGATCTTCTGAAGTCGAAACTCGGCATCTGAGTTCTCTCATCGACACCGCGCGCGACGCGTGCGCGGTTCACGCGTGGTCACCGATCATTCACGATGTCCAGAGATCGGCGCCTTACCTGGCGTGAGGTCGCCGCGAATCGGCCCCAATCGAATCGAGCCGGAATCCGACGCTTGGCGAGCGACGACGGGCCGTAAACGCGCTTTCCGCAAAAAATTTTTTTGTTGCCAAAATCCCGATTCGGAGTCCGTGCGACTCGCCTCCGAGCGGACTTTCGAGCGCCGCGCGCGGTTTGACGCGCGAGCGCGATCGATATCGCGAGAAACAGAAAGTACTTCTACACCAGCGTTTCGTGCGTATTTTTGATTTTCGTTTCGGCTTCTCGTTCGGATTTTGCGCGTTAACGTTTGAGTGTTTGAGCGTTGCTGCGCGGCTCGCGCATCGCGCGCACGCGGCGCGAGGCGTCAACCCTTCCTTAAGCGGGAAGCTGTTTTTTTCGTTGTGTTGGTGTATTCGGGATGTAGTGCATCTCGATTCCCGAGTGCACGCAGCGATTAAGCCATCTCACATTGGAGGGCAACATGGCCAAGAAAGCGAAGAAAGCGAAGAAGGCGAAGAGCGCAGTGAAGAAGACTGCGAAGAAGACCCGCAAGGTCTCCAAGAAGAAGTAAGTCTCGCCTTTAAGAAGATGCCGGCGGTTTGATGCCGGCACGTCACACGAGCCTTCGACGGTTGCTTCCTTAAAGAAGCGGATTTGAAGAGCGGCTCTTGTCGACGAAAGAGGGTGTCGGCGAGACATCAGGTCAAACGGCTGGATCGTATTTTAGGGGAGCTTGCTCCTGCTAAAGGGCGGTCCGGCAGAAGAAACAGGTTTTCTTCGTTCGGTGCGGATCCTTATCGTGGTTCGCAAATTTCACCGGCCCGAGGGCGCGAATGCCTCAAGGTCTCTGAAATCTGGTCCTGACGTGTTCGCCGACGCCCTCGTTCCGAGCCGGTGTGCCCTGAGCCCGGCTAGCTATTCCCAACATCTATTCCAGCTTGATCGGCCGTAACCGGCAACCGGCTTTGTGCGCGGGGGCAGGCCAGGGCTGTCCCGTCGGCCGGCGCGACGGTGAGTTGGTCCGTTGCGGCAATGGTTACTGGCGCGCGAAACGACAGGGTAAACCGATTTCTCAAATAGACGAGAAACCCGCATAAAGCGGGCACTTCGCGCGTTTTGCTGTGGCAGCGGCCGGCAAACCGTTTACGCCCGATTCATCCCGACCTTTAAACTGTCCTTCAAATTTGAGCGGTCATGATCGCCCCCACAAGCCGGTCAACGGCGACGCGCAATCCAAGCGCAATGGGGAAAACAAACTGGACAGGGGCCGCGCGCGGAAAACACGCGCGGTACTCAACAAAAAATGGGGAGACTACAATGTTTCAGGGTTCTATCGATCTGGATCTGGCCATTCCGGTCACGGCGACCGCCATTCCGGATGTGCTGTTCGAGCGTGGGCTTTACTGGTCGAGCGGCCGCTCCGGCGTCGTCAACCTGATCGCCGCGCACAAATGGTTCAACCTGGCTGCCCTCAAGGGCCGCAACGACGCGGTTCAGATGCGCCGCGAGGTTGCCGAACTGATGTCGAACGTGGAAATCGCCGCCGCCCAGCGCGAAGCCCGCGACTGGATGAAGGCTCATTGATTGCCTGACGGCGTTTGGCGGGATCAAGGAGATAGGAAAGATCTGCTTTCCTATTTTCCGGCTACCGCGACGTGGCTTCACCTTTGTCAAGCAGCGCGGCGATCTGGTCGCGAAGCTCCGGCGTGGTCGGGTGATAGACGACGAGGCTGAGATCCGGCCGTCCATCGACGGCGAAGGCCGAATATTCGAACGTGACCTTGCCAAGAACGGGATGTTTGATGTGCTTGACGCGTTCGCCGTGATGGCGGACCTCGTTGTCGCGCCACATCGCCTTGAACTCCGGGCTTAGCCGGCACATCTCGTCGACCAGCAGCTCCATCTCTGCCGCCGCGCCCGCTCGCGCGACGTCGATCCTGAACGCCCCCAGAACGAATTCGGCGACGCTCTCCCATTCATACTGCGCGTCGCGTGCACTGGGATCGAGGAAGATGAAGCGCAGGATATTGCGTTGTTCCGGCGGCATCGCGCCGTAATCAGTCAGCATCACGGCCACCGCACGATTCCAGGCGACGACGTCCCAGGTTGCAGTTCTGATCAGGCCAGGGCTCGGCTCCAGCGCATCGAGCACGCGTTGCAGCCGCGGCGTGACGCCGTCGTCCTTCTTGTAATGCGCTTCGGGCGGATGACCGAGGCCGAGCAGGAAGAGATGTTCGCGCTCGAGTTCGGTCAGCATCAGTGCGCGCGCGATCCGGTCGAGCACATCGGCCGACGGCGAACCGCCGCGTCCTTGCTCAAGCCATGTGTACCAGGTCGGACTGATATTGGCGCGCTGCGCCACTTCCTCGCGGCGCAGTCCCGGCGTGCGGCGGCGCTGCGACGAAAATCCCAGCGCGACCGGGTCGAGTTTGGCCCGGCGCGTTCGCAGATAGGTCCCGAGCAGGCTGTCGTTGGCGACGGTCTCGCTCATCCTGTTAGCCATTATACTACGATAACGTCACTACTTTACCAGGATACACCGAAGACCGACATCTGTCTCCACCAAGCAAGGAGACTTGATCATGCATGTGTTCGTTACTGGCGCGACCGGATTCATCGGCTTGACCGTCACCAAGGAGTTGATCGCAGCCGGCCATCAGGTGTCGGGACTGGCGCGTTCGCCGGAGAAAGCGAAAGCGCTCGCGGCCGCCGGCGCCGAGGTCGTGATGGGATCGATTCAGGATCTCGACGGTGTGAAGCGCGCCGCCGCGAGAGCCGATGGCGTCATTCACCTTGCGTTCAACCACGACTTCTCGAAATTCGTCGAGAACTGCGAAGACGATCGGCGCGTCATCGCGGCGCTCGGCTCGGTGCTGGAAGGCTCCGGCCGGCCGCTGATCGTCACCTCCGGCACCTTGATCGCCAATAGCGCGCCAGGCCGGCTCGCCAGCGAAGAGGATGAAGCCATCAACTCCGAGGCGCATCCGCGCGCGGCGTCGGAAGAGGCCGCACGTGCGGCGGCGGCGAAAGGCGTCAACGTTTCCGTGGTGCGCCTTCCCCAGGTTCACGACAGAGCCCGGCAGGGCCTTGTTACGTTCGCGATCGGCATCGCGCTTGAAAAAGGCGTGTGTCCCTATGTGGGCGACGGACAGAACCGCTGGCCGTCGGCGCATATTCTCGACACCGCCCGCCTTTACCGGCTGGCGCTGGAGAAGGCAGAACCCGGCGCCACCTATCACGCGGTTGCGGAAGAGGGCGTCTCGTTTCGCGATATCGCCGAAGTCCTGGGGCGGCAGTTGAAGCTGCCGGTCAGGTCGATCAGCCCGGACGAGGCCAAGGATCACTTCGGTTGGCTTGCGGTGTTTGCCGGTTTCGATGCGCCGGCCTCCAGCGCGCTGACGCGACAGCGCCTGCAATGGCAGCCGAAGGAGCGGGGGCTGCTCGCCGACCTTGCAGAGCTGGAATATGCGGGCTGGTGATCTATCGGCGTATCGATCTCGGCCGAACCGCTGTCTTGATCGAGCCCTGTGCGCGATGCTCACGGAATGCTGCCGTGAGCGTCCGCAACGCGCTCCGCGATCTCGCATCCGACAGATTTGAATGCAGCACGATTTCGGAAAGTGGAAGCTGCGGCAGGCCGAGCTTTTCGCCGACCTCGATGACGCCAGCCGGCGCGACGCGATGCGCCAGCGCGCCGACCGCAATGCCGGCCGAAACCGCGGCGATGACGGCCGCCATCCCACCACCCAGGAAGACCTCGATCCATTCCACGTGGGCTGCATCCAGCACGCGAGTGGCCGCATTGCGAACGCCGCACGACGCCGAGAGCGAGGCCAGCCGCAGCGGTTCGCCCTTGCGATGCGCGAACTCCGGCGCGGCGAACCAGCTGAAGCGTTCCTCGCTCAGGACTTCGCCGTCGCGGCGATCGTCTTCCTTGCGAACGATTGCCGCATCGATCGTGCCACGATCGAACCCATCGAGCAGATCGCGCGATGTCCCCAACTGAACCTCGATCAACAGCGCGGGATCATGCGCACCGAGGCGGGCGAGCAGGACGGGAAGTTCGGGCCCGGCCACTTGATCGGCGATCCCGAGCGTGAAGCGGCGCGATGTCGTCGAAAGTCCGGCGACCGCGCGCTCATGCGCGGCGAGGAAGTCGCGCGCAACACTGAGAAACGAGGCGCCGCGCGCGGAGAGCCGAACCAGCCGTGGCGTTCGCTCGATCAGCTTCTCGCCGAGCCGGTCCTCCAGGCGTTTCAGCTTCATGCTGATCGCAGCTTGCGAGGTGTCGAGGGCTGCGGCAGCGCGTGTGAAGCTCTGAAAATCGGCTACCAAAACAAATGCTTGCACGGATTCGACGTCGAGGATCGTCATGGGAATTCATATCCAGGTGTTATCTCAAATATAGATACACATCCCAATTTGTTATTTCAAATCC comes from the Bradyrhizobium erythrophlei genome and includes:
- the gatA gene encoding Asp-tRNA(Asn)/Glu-tRNA(Gln) amidotransferase subunit GatA, whose product is MTDLTSLTLAEAKDGLAKKSFTSLELTDAHLKAMEAARVLNAFVLETPDRARDMAKVADGNIAKGEGGPLAGIPLGIKDLFATKDVRTTACSKILGNFVPTYESTITSQLWRDGAVLLGKLNNDEFAMGSSNETSCFGPVVNPWRREGSNTSLVPGGSSGGSASAVAALLCMGATATDTGGSIRQPAAFTATVGMKPTYGRCSRWGIVAFASSLDQAGPIGRTVRDTAILMRSMAGHDPKDTTSVDVAVPDYEKAIGSSVKGMKIGIPKEYRLDGMPGEIEKLWSEGAAWLKAAGAELVEVSLPHTKYALPAYYIVAPAEASSNLARYDGVRYGLRVPGRAISDMYENTRADGFGAEVRRRVMIGTYVLSAGYYDAYYLRAQKVRTLIKKDFEDCFAKGVNAILTPATPSAAFGVGEKGGADPVEMYLNDIFTVTVNMAGLPGIGVPAGKDSQGLPLGLQLIGRPFDEETLFSLGEVIEQAAGRFMPAKWW
- the gatB gene encoding Asp-tRNA(Asn)/Glu-tRNA(Gln) amidotransferase subunit GatB, whose amino-acid sequence is MTATNGKLIKGATGDWEVVIGMEVHAQVTSNAKLFSGASTEFGGEPNSHVSLVDAAMPGMLPVINEQCVKQAIRTGLGLNAQINLRSVFDRKNYFYPDLPQGYQISQYKSPIVGEGEVMVELEGGKTATIGIERLHLEQDAGKSLHDQSPTMSFVDLNRSGVALMEIVSKPDIRDAEQAKAYVTKLRSILRYLGTCDGDMEKGSLRADVNVSVRKPGGPLGTRCEIKNMNSITFIGQAIEYEARRQIEIIEEGGAIDQETRLFDPNKGETRSMRSKEEAHDYRYFPDPDLLPLEFTDAYVAELKADLPELPDQKTARFIAEFSLSPYDASVLVAERESADFFETVLTKLANQPRDGKVAANWVINELFGRLNKEGLAIGASPVSATQLGGIVDLIGEGTISGKIAKDLFEIVWQEGGDPRGIVEARGMKQVTDLSAIEKVVDEIIAANPDKVAQAKAKPQALGWFVGQVMKSSGGKANPQAVNDLLKSKLGI
- a CDS encoding helix-turn-helix transcriptional regulator, which translates into the protein MSETVANDSLLGTYLRTRRAKLDPVALGFSSQRRRTPGLRREEVAQRANISPTWYTWLEQGRGGSPSADVLDRIARALMLTELEREHLFLLGLGHPPEAHYKKDDGVTPRLQRVLDALEPSPGLIRTATWDVVAWNRAVAVMLTDYGAMPPEQRNILRFIFLDPSARDAQYEWESVAEFVLGAFRIDVARAGAAAEMELLVDEMCRLSPEFKAMWRDNEVRHHGERVKHIKHPVLGKVTFEYSAFAVDGRPDLSLVVYHPTTPELRDQIAALLDKGEATSR
- a CDS encoding SDR family oxidoreductase, with amino-acid sequence MHVFVTGATGFIGLTVTKELIAAGHQVSGLARSPEKAKALAAAGAEVVMGSIQDLDGVKRAAARADGVIHLAFNHDFSKFVENCEDDRRVIAALGSVLEGSGRPLIVTSGTLIANSAPGRLASEEDEAINSEAHPRAASEEAARAAAAKGVNVSVVRLPQVHDRARQGLVTFAIGIALEKGVCPYVGDGQNRWPSAHILDTARLYRLALEKAEPGATYHAVAEEGVSFRDIAEVLGRQLKLPVRSISPDEAKDHFGWLAVFAGFDAPASSALTRQRLQWQPKERGLLADLAELEYAGW
- a CDS encoding LysR family transcriptional regulator; this translates as MTILDVESVQAFVLVADFQSFTRAAAALDTSQAAISMKLKRLEDRLGEKLIERTPRLVRLSARGASFLSVARDFLAAHERAVAGLSTTSRRFTLGIADQVAGPELPVLLARLGAHDPALLIEVQLGTSRDLLDGFDRGTIDAAIVRKEDDRRDGEVLSEERFSWFAAPEFAHRKGEPLRLASLSASCGVRNAATRVLDAAHVEWIEVFLGGGMAAVIAAVSAGIAVGALAHRVAPAGVIEVGEKLGLPQLPLSEIVLHSNLSDARSRSALRTLTAAFREHRAQGSIKTAVRPRSIRR